A single window of uncultured Tolumonas sp. DNA harbors:
- a CDS encoding RnfABCDGE type electron transport complex subunit B, protein MLTLLYLLAIPLLAAGIGYALGYAAIHLKVEGDPLVDEISALLPNGQCGQCGYPGCAQAAKAMASGEAPPDVCPPGGSALAQKVAAVLGVTLDSNSMKGPQVAAIAMDGCDGCGRCIKQCSYDAIVGATRQLHGVIAEACTGCGACVSVCPHNGISLYPDPAFMSRVSKPGAIKPAALEVKNA, encoded by the coding sequence ATGCTGACATTACTCTATTTATTAGCAATTCCACTGCTGGCAGCAGGTATTGGTTATGCACTCGGGTATGCCGCTATTCATTTAAAAGTGGAAGGTGACCCACTGGTAGATGAAATCAGTGCCTTACTACCTAACGGTCAATGCGGACAATGCGGCTATCCGGGCTGTGCGCAGGCCGCCAAAGCGATGGCTAGTGGTGAAGCGCCGCCCGATGTCTGCCCTCCGGGTGGATCAGCGCTAGCTCAGAAAGTAGCCGCAGTATTAGGCGTGACATTAGACAGTAATAGCATGAAAGGGCCACAAGTCGCGGCCATTGCGATGGATGGTTGTGATGGTTGTGGTCGCTGCATAAAACAATGCAGCTACGATGCGATTGTTGGTGCAACCCGTCAGTTACACGGTGTCATTGCTGAAGCCTGTACCGGTTGTGGTGCCTGCGTTTCAGTCTGCCCACATAACGGCATTTCGTTGTATCCCGATCCGGCATTTATGAGTCGGGTCAGCAAACCCGGTGCCATCAAACCGGCAGCACTGGAGGTGAAAAATGCTTAA
- a CDS encoding RnfABCDGE type electron transport complex subunit D: MMILRAPHAHEGISIKKVMFKVNIALLPAVLLGIMQFGMPALFLLITTIVSALICEVISLKLNPQAEGEINDGAAILTALILAMSLPPHAPLWLGALGSAFAIFFGKQVYGGLGQNLFNPAMLARVVLLISFPVEMTHWVNPSAFYDGVWYKMGVDGVSGATTLGLTKEGVHANFHWLAHFLGTSSGSLGETSALLMLIGGLWLIQQQVFTWHVPVATIAGCLIPGTMLWLSGNGHIAEPLAQLTSGGLLMCAFFIATDPVTTPTSNRGKLIFGAGTGFLIFVIRSFGNFPEGVAFSILIMNSVTPLIDQYTRPRMYGYDLKTEEKQ, translated from the coding sequence ATGATGATCTTACGTGCCCCCCATGCCCATGAAGGCATATCCATTAAAAAAGTCATGTTCAAAGTGAACATTGCCCTGTTGCCAGCAGTGTTATTGGGAATAATGCAATTTGGCATGCCCGCTTTGTTTTTGTTGATCACCACCATTGTCAGTGCGCTGATTTGTGAGGTGATTTCACTTAAATTAAATCCTCAGGCGGAAGGTGAAATTAATGATGGTGCGGCCATTCTCACTGCATTGATCTTAGCAATGAGTCTGCCTCCGCATGCACCGCTCTGGCTGGGGGCATTAGGCTCCGCTTTTGCTATTTTCTTCGGCAAACAGGTTTACGGTGGTTTGGGGCAAAACCTGTTTAACCCCGCCATGTTAGCCCGAGTGGTGTTACTGATCTCATTTCCAGTCGAAATGACGCATTGGGTGAACCCCAGCGCGTTCTATGACGGCGTTTGGTACAAAATGGGCGTGGATGGTGTTTCAGGCGCAACCACGTTAGGGCTGACCAAAGAAGGGGTTCATGCCAATTTTCATTGGTTAGCGCATTTCTTGGGCACCAGTAGCGGTAGTCTGGGTGAAACCTCTGCGTTGTTAATGTTGATCGGCGGACTTTGGCTTATCCAGCAGCAAGTATTCACTTGGCATGTTCCAGTTGCCACAATCGCAGGTTGCTTAATTCCCGGCACGATGCTGTGGCTAAGTGGTAACGGGCATATTGCCGAACCACTGGCCCAACTGACCAGCGGCGGCTTACTGATGTGTGCCTTCTTTATTGCCACCGATCCGGTAACCACACCAACCAGTAACCGGGGTAAATTAATTTTCGGTGCAGGTACTGGTTTCCTGATCTTTGTGATCCGCTCGTTCGGTAACTTCCCGGAAGGGGTCGCGTTTTCCATTCTGATCATGAACTCCGTTACACCGTTGATTGATCAATATACCCGTCCACGGATGTATGGCTATGACCTGAAAACGGAGGAAAAACAATGA
- the hflD gene encoding high frequency lysogenization protein HflD, whose translation MRNKQAVQTMALAAVCQAAWLVQQVARHGSCDEESMRCLLQGILVTDPDKAESVYPNHALLRNGYSTLVEQLGNNRNPKNVELTRYVIGMVALERKLSGKRRVLSVLGERVGQIKRQALHFDLMADTVLGNLAGIYSDVISNLGPRIQVSGAPLYLQQPQVQHKIRALLLAGIRACVLWRQLGGRRRHILFFRKKVIAAAEAALRQL comes from the coding sequence ATGCGTAATAAGCAGGCAGTACAAACCATGGCTCTGGCTGCTGTCTGCCAGGCCGCATGGTTAGTACAACAAGTCGCACGACACGGCAGTTGCGATGAAGAATCCATGCGCTGCCTGTTACAGGGGATCTTGGTTACTGATCCTGATAAAGCGGAGTCTGTTTATCCGAATCATGCACTATTGCGTAATGGTTATTCCACATTAGTGGAACAACTGGGCAATAACCGTAACCCGAAAAATGTGGAATTGACCCGCTATGTCATCGGCATGGTCGCGCTGGAACGCAAATTAAGTGGTAAGCGCCGCGTATTATCCGTACTCGGTGAGCGTGTAGGCCAGATCAAACGTCAGGCTCTGCATTTTGATCTGATGGCTGATACCGTATTAGGTAATCTGGCCGGAATTTACAGCGACGTGATCAGTAATCTGGGCCCCCGTATCCAGGTTTCCGGTGCGCCGCTTTATTTACAACAACCGCAGGTGCAGCACAAGATCCGCGCGTTGTTGCTTGCCGGGATCAGAGCCTGTGTGCTCTGGCGACAGCTGGGAGGCCGTCGCCGTCATATCCTGTTTTTCCGTAAAAAAGTCATTGCCGCTGCCGAAGCTGCTTTGCGCCAACTTTAA
- the purB gene encoding adenylosuccinate lyase — translation MELSALTAVSPIDGRYGDKCTDLRPIFSEYGLLRFRVEVEVRWLQQLAAHPGIPEVPAFSDAANALLDSIVRDFNEADATRIKTIEKTTNHDVKAVEYFLKEKVAVSEELNAVTEFIHFACTSEDINNNSHGLMLKAAREEVIAPYCEKLIAAIKDLAHKYRDMPMLSRTHGQPASPTTLGKEMANVAYRLERQYKQIMAVEFLGKINGAVGNYNAHISAYPEVDWHAFAEQFVTGLGLTWNPYTTQIEPHDYIAELFDAIARFNTILIDFDRDIWGYICLGHFKQRTIAGEIGSSTMPHKVNPIDFENSEGNLGLANALFGHLAAKLPISRWQRDLTDSTVLRNLGVAVGYSLIAYQAALKGISKLEANEANMAADLDSNWEVLAEPIQTVMRRYGIEKPYEKLKELTRGRRVDAAGMREFIDTLALPDDVKAELKKLTPANYIGRAVALVDELK, via the coding sequence ATGGAACTGTCAGCCCTGACTGCTGTTTCCCCGATTGATGGTCGTTATGGTGATAAATGTACCGACCTGCGGCCGATTTTTTCTGAATACGGCCTGCTGCGCTTCCGCGTAGAAGTAGAAGTGCGCTGGTTACAGCAGTTAGCCGCCCACCCTGGCATCCCGGAAGTTCCGGCGTTTTCTGATGCAGCCAATGCGCTGCTGGACAGCATTGTCCGTGATTTTAACGAAGCCGATGCAACCCGCATTAAAACCATCGAGAAAACCACCAATCACGACGTGAAAGCGGTGGAATATTTCCTGAAGGAAAAAGTAGCGGTTAGCGAAGAACTGAATGCAGTAACTGAATTCATTCACTTTGCTTGTACTTCCGAAGACATCAACAACAACTCACACGGTCTGATGTTAAAAGCGGCCCGTGAAGAAGTGATTGCCCCGTACTGTGAAAAACTGATCGCTGCGATCAAAGATTTGGCACACAAATATCGTGATATGCCAATGCTGTCGCGTACCCACGGTCAGCCAGCGTCACCAACCACTCTGGGTAAAGAGATGGCTAACGTGGCTTACCGTCTGGAACGTCAGTACAAACAGATCATGGCAGTTGAGTTCCTCGGCAAGATCAATGGTGCAGTTGGTAACTACAACGCCCACATCAGTGCTTACCCGGAAGTCGATTGGCACGCGTTTGCGGAACAATTCGTGACTGGTCTGGGCCTGACCTGGAACCCTTACACCACTCAGATCGAGCCACACGATTACATCGCTGAACTGTTTGATGCGATTGCCCGCTTTAACACCATCCTGATCGACTTCGATCGTGATATCTGGGGTTACATCTGCCTGGGTCACTTCAAACAACGCACCATTGCTGGCGAAATTGGTTCTTCAACCATGCCGCATAAAGTTAACCCAATTGACTTCGAAAACTCTGAAGGCAACTTAGGTTTAGCCAACGCGTTGTTTGGTCATCTGGCGGCAAAACTGCCCATTTCCCGCTGGCAGCGTGATCTGACTGACTCAACCGTATTGCGTAACTTAGGTGTTGCGGTAGGTTATTCATTGATCGCTTATCAGGCTGCGCTGAAAGGTATCTCCAAACTGGAAGCCAACGAAGCGAACATGGCGGCCGATCTGGACAGCAACTGGGAAGTATTGGCTGAGCCAATTCAGACCGTGATGCGTCGTTACGGTATCGAAAAGCCGTATGAGAAGCTGAAAGAGCTTACCCGTGGCCGTCGTGTCGACGCTGCTGGTATGCGCGAATTCATCGACACGCTGGCCCTGCCAGATGACGTGAAGGCGGAACTGAAAAAACTGACCCCAGCGAACTACATTGGTCGCGCGGTGGCCCTAGTTGATGAACTAAAATAA
- the rsxA gene encoding electron transport complex subunit RsxA: protein MREMLLIILANGLVNNVLLSRFLGLCSFMGVSNKVSSAIGMAMATTFVLTMATGVGWIIEHAVLVPLGLEYLRLLTFIMVIASLVQLTELFIAKQSPELHRTLGIFLPLITTNCAVLGIALLTIQEKLNFLQALVYGFSSALGYSLVIILFAGLRQRLEKSVLPTLFNGTPISFITAGILAMAFAGFGGLAG, encoded by the coding sequence ATGCGAGAAATGCTGCTGATCATACTGGCCAACGGGCTGGTTAATAATGTGTTGCTGTCCCGATTTCTCGGGCTGTGCTCTTTTATGGGGGTTTCAAACAAAGTCTCGTCAGCAATCGGGATGGCAATGGCAACCACCTTCGTTCTGACCATGGCTACCGGTGTGGGTTGGATTATTGAGCATGCTGTGCTCGTGCCGCTTGGGCTGGAATATTTACGCTTGCTGACATTCATCATGGTAATTGCATCATTGGTGCAATTAACTGAGTTGTTCATTGCCAAACAGAGCCCTGAACTGCACCGCACGTTGGGGATCTTCCTACCTTTGATTACCACGAACTGTGCTGTGTTGGGTATTGCTCTGTTAACCATTCAAGAAAAGTTAAATTTTCTTCAAGCACTGGTTTACGGATTTAGTTCTGCATTGGGCTATTCACTGGTCATCATTTTATTTGCCGGATTGCGTCAACGTCTGGAGAAATCGGTGTTACCCACCCTGTTCAACGGTACCCCTATCAGCTTTATCACTGCTGGCATTCTGGCAATGGCATTTGCTGGTTTCGGCGGATTAGCAGGTTAG
- the nifA gene encoding nif-specific transcriptional activator NifA translates to MNTHASLFSANGNKSLSMQQQLNALHQISIVLSRSLDLEETLRSTLQTLSDIAHMQYGLVSLFDHNRSALFIQAVHGIDAEVVKDVKGVRYRMGEGIMGTVMHQGHALVIPRVADDPRFLDRLNLYDYALPFICVPIPGADSQPIGVLAAQPQSLDETELPARTRFMEMVANLIGQTVRLIGKVHTEHEAIKTERDSLRRKVRSQYGFDNMVGQTQAMRQIFDSIRQVAKWDTTVLVRGESGTGKELIATAIHYNSPRVNGPFVKLNCAALPDTLLESELFGHEKGAFTGAVKQRKGRFEMADGGTLFLDEIGEISASFQAKLLRILQEGEMERVGGTDTLKVDVRIVTATNRNLEDEVRKGNFREDLYYRLNVMPIQLPPLRERLEDIPELAKFLVQKLSEKQGREIKISDGAIRMLLGHDWPGNVRELENCLERATIMSETGLIDRDVVLFHANERPQTGFSAPVAVSKPAIATDVDFTDPQLDERQRLIAALERCGWVQAKAARLLGMTPRQIAYRIQIMNINMRRM, encoded by the coding sequence ATGAATACGCACGCCAGCCTGTTTTCCGCCAATGGAAATAAAAGCCTCAGCATGCAGCAGCAGCTGAATGCGTTACACCAGATCAGTATTGTGCTTAGCCGCTCACTCGATCTGGAAGAAACGCTGCGCAGTACTTTGCAAACGCTGAGTGACATCGCGCACATGCAGTATGGTCTGGTTTCTCTGTTTGATCACAATCGGAGCGCCTTGTTTATCCAGGCTGTACACGGCATTGATGCGGAAGTGGTGAAAGATGTGAAAGGCGTTCGCTACCGTATGGGTGAGGGCATCATGGGCACCGTGATGCATCAGGGCCATGCGCTGGTGATCCCGCGGGTGGCAGATGATCCACGGTTTCTTGATCGCCTGAATTTGTATGATTATGCGCTGCCATTCATCTGTGTGCCGATCCCCGGTGCGGACAGCCAGCCGATCGGGGTGTTAGCGGCACAACCGCAATCCTTAGATGAAACCGAGCTGCCAGCCCGTACCCGCTTTATGGAAATGGTGGCGAACCTCATCGGGCAGACCGTACGTCTGATTGGTAAGGTGCACACCGAACATGAAGCGATAAAAACGGAGCGTGACAGTCTGCGCCGTAAAGTTCGCAGCCAATATGGTTTCGACAACATGGTTGGTCAGACACAAGCGATGCGGCAGATCTTTGATTCCATTCGTCAGGTGGCGAAATGGGACACCACTGTGCTGGTGCGGGGTGAAAGTGGTACCGGTAAAGAGTTGATTGCCACCGCAATCCATTACAACTCACCGCGGGTAAACGGGCCGTTTGTTAAACTCAACTGTGCGGCGTTACCCGATACGTTATTGGAAAGCGAACTTTTCGGGCATGAAAAAGGGGCGTTTACCGGTGCGGTGAAACAGCGGAAAGGCCGTTTTGAAATGGCTGATGGTGGCACACTGTTTCTGGATGAAATCGGTGAAATCAGTGCTTCATTCCAAGCCAAGTTACTGCGTATCTTGCAGGAAGGGGAAATGGAGCGCGTGGGTGGCACCGATACGCTGAAAGTCGATGTACGCATTGTCACCGCGACCAACCGCAATCTGGAAGATGAGGTGCGTAAAGGCAATTTCCGTGAAGATCTCTATTATCGTCTGAACGTCATGCCGATCCAGCTGCCGCCACTGCGCGAGCGTCTGGAAGACATTCCGGAGCTGGCTAAATTCTTAGTGCAAAAACTGTCAGAAAAGCAGGGCCGGGAAATTAAAATCAGCGATGGTGCGATCCGCATGCTGTTAGGCCATGACTGGCCGGGTAATGTGCGTGAATTGGAAAACTGTCTGGAGCGTGCCACCATCATGTCAGAAACGGGTCTCATCGACCGCGATGTAGTGTTGTTTCATGCCAACGAACGTCCACAAACCGGTTTTAGTGCACCCGTAGCAGTCAGCAAGCCGGCCATTGCAACCGATGTTGATTTCACCGATCCGCAATTGGATGAACGTCAGCGCCTGATTGCTGCTCTAGAACGTTGTGGCTGGGTACAAGCCAAAGCTGCGCGTTTATTAGGCATGACACCGCGCCAGATTGCGTATCGGATTCAGATCATGAATATCAATATGCGGCGGATGTAA
- a CDS encoding RnfH family protein gives MKISVAHARGAKGNWYQLDLPEPVTAQEALQASPVFHHYPDLDLATHRIGIFGKFCTPDTVLKEGDRVEIYLPVTRQPDEDEDDDE, from the coding sequence ATGAAAATAAGTGTCGCACATGCCCGCGGAGCTAAAGGCAATTGGTACCAGCTTGATCTGCCTGAACCAGTAACCGCACAGGAAGCCTTGCAAGCTTCCCCAGTTTTTCATCATTACCCTGATTTAGATCTGGCAACACATCGTATCGGAATTTTCGGCAAATTTTGTACGCCCGATACGGTATTAAAAGAAGGAGATCGGGTCGAGATTTATCTGCCTGTGACCCGTCAGCCCGATGAAGACGAAGATGATGACGAATAA
- the rsxC gene encoding electron transport complex subunit RsxC — protein MLKAQIRPHGGIHPDSHKQLTSQNPVITMQAPWRLILPLKQHAGAPALPVVQIGDQIKADQLIATGNGRFSMPIHAPLAGQISAVDQNSITIKVDMKNPRTSVGNIARANHALSREEMIELIEQSGIVGMGGAMFPTADKLRLSQKYLIDTLIINGSECEPYLTCDDRLMQEQGDRIMGGIRYLQQITLADKVFIGIEENKPAAIAAMEALCKAEENMQVVGLPALYPMGSEKQLIEAVTGRQVPSGKLSADVGVLVQNVATSIAIFEALRFGRPLTHRVITISGDAVEVPSNVLAPIGMPISEIVAQCGGLKTTPARIVLGGPMMGRAITDIHTPVTKGTSGVLLLTEDELPNPKASACVRCGRCIGACPMSLTPLDMVAELKVDNFGKAAEMGVMDCLLCGSCAYVCPAAIPLTQYFDWGKQEINKIRFSEQKTARTCLNSAARRERMEREAAEKEAAKAAKAATRRPSRRNSAAATEEESA, from the coding sequence ATGCTTAAAGCCCAGATCCGACCACATGGTGGTATTCATCCTGACAGCCATAAACAGCTGACCAGTCAGAATCCGGTTATTACCATGCAGGCACCATGGCGTTTGATTTTACCGCTGAAACAACATGCAGGGGCTCCAGCCTTACCTGTCGTTCAAATTGGCGATCAAATTAAAGCCGATCAACTGATCGCGACTGGAAACGGGCGTTTCTCCATGCCGATCCATGCTCCGTTAGCCGGGCAGATCAGTGCTGTTGATCAAAACAGCATTACCATCAAAGTGGATATGAAAAATCCTCGTACCAGCGTTGGTAATATCGCACGAGCTAATCATGCACTTTCACGCGAAGAGATGATCGAACTGATTGAGCAGTCAGGCATTGTCGGTATGGGGGGAGCGATGTTCCCCACAGCGGATAAACTGCGTTTGAGTCAGAAATATTTGATCGATACGCTGATCATCAATGGCAGTGAATGTGAACCCTACCTGACCTGTGACGACCGACTGATGCAGGAACAAGGTGATCGCATCATGGGCGGCATTCGTTATCTGCAGCAAATCACACTGGCCGATAAAGTTTTCATCGGTATTGAGGAAAACAAACCTGCTGCTATCGCTGCAATGGAAGCGCTGTGCAAAGCAGAAGAAAACATGCAGGTAGTTGGTTTACCGGCACTTTATCCAATGGGTTCTGAAAAACAGCTGATCGAAGCAGTCACTGGTCGTCAGGTGCCGAGCGGTAAATTATCGGCAGATGTCGGAGTGCTGGTGCAAAACGTCGCCACCAGCATTGCCATCTTTGAAGCACTGCGATTTGGCCGACCACTGACCCATCGCGTGATCACCATTTCTGGTGATGCGGTGGAAGTGCCGAGTAACGTGCTGGCGCCTATCGGCATGCCAATTTCTGAAATTGTTGCTCAGTGCGGCGGCTTGAAGACAACACCAGCACGCATTGTGTTAGGCGGCCCAATGATGGGCCGAGCAATCACCGATATTCATACTCCGGTGACAAAAGGCACCAGCGGCGTCTTACTGCTGACCGAAGACGAACTTCCCAACCCCAAAGCCAGTGCCTGCGTGCGTTGTGGCCGCTGTATTGGCGCTTGCCCGATGAGCCTGACCCCGCTGGATATGGTGGCTGAGTTGAAGGTCGATAATTTTGGCAAAGCCGCTGAAATGGGCGTGATGGATTGTCTGTTATGTGGCTCTTGCGCTTATGTCTGCCCAGCCGCCATTCCACTGACCCAATATTTCGACTGGGGCAAACAGGAAATCAATAAAATCCGTTTTTCTGAACAAAAAACAGCCCGTACTTGCCTGAACAGCGCCGCACGTCGTGAACGTATGGAACGCGAAGCCGCAGAAAAAGAAGCAGCCAAAGCCGCAAAAGCCGCGACACGTCGTCCATCGCGTCGTAATAGCGCAGCTGCAACAGAAGAGGAGTCTGCATGA
- the nifL gene encoding nitrogen fixation negative regulator NifL, whose amino-acid sequence MNILQNYIPETTGAVCINSASLQQMLSVLPMELFYGVVEQSSVGISITDPKANILYCNTAFCRTTGYKRGELQYRNHNILASQQTPKSRYQAMWHQLSQHQPWTGRLINKRKDGSLYLAEVTVTPVVNSEGQITHYLGMHRDISEQFALEQRVHNQKAMIEAVLDAAPTAIAVLDEHHQVVLDNLTYKTLRTDLRGNEPYTALGFTPGAQRPDRDQLWPLTIRGRQRWFSILIQPLSELNEEASNYFGEGKKPCALLMISDQTERRQQIEQSRLEQLRMQVEEQTLFSAIRETLDVAMVQSQAPLNMLQAALRLEANSDSRAAIAIQTALDAGHQALQRLELYRPAIKVEEPTRFELMSLFADLHDMLTLRLEHLDVLMQLDIAADLPELFTQRTRLLTALSLLFDRACQAVTGQSTGQLKLCAYQNEQELCLEVHDSGQAPAVTATHRLLQPQTDNGGKRNDTIELGFAQNIVNDHRGVIEVETSDLGGSCIRLRLPLCAIIREDKK is encoded by the coding sequence ATGAACATCCTGCAAAACTATATCCCTGAGACCACCGGAGCGGTCTGCATCAACAGTGCCAGCTTACAGCAAATGTTATCTGTGCTGCCGATGGAGCTGTTTTATGGTGTGGTTGAGCAATCTTCCGTAGGGATATCGATCACCGATCCGAAAGCGAACATTCTGTATTGTAATACCGCTTTTTGCCGCACCACCGGTTACAAGCGTGGAGAGCTGCAATATCGAAACCACAATATTTTAGCCAGCCAGCAAACCCCGAAATCGCGTTATCAGGCGATGTGGCATCAACTATCCCAACATCAACCGTGGACAGGTCGCCTGATCAACAAACGTAAAGATGGTTCTTTATATCTGGCGGAAGTCACGGTCACACCGGTGGTCAACAGCGAAGGCCAGATCACGCACTATCTGGGCATGCACCGCGATATCAGTGAACAATTTGCGCTGGAACAGCGGGTACACAACCAAAAAGCGATGATAGAAGCGGTGCTCGATGCCGCCCCAACCGCCATTGCCGTGCTTGATGAACATCATCAGGTGGTGCTTGACAACCTGACCTACAAAACCTTACGCACTGACCTGCGTGGTAACGAACCTTACACCGCACTGGGTTTTACACCCGGAGCTCAACGCCCGGATCGTGACCAGCTATGGCCACTGACCATTCGTGGTCGTCAGCGCTGGTTTAGCATTCTGATCCAGCCATTGTCGGAACTGAATGAAGAGGCCAGCAATTATTTTGGCGAAGGAAAAAAACCGTGCGCATTGTTAATGATCAGCGATCAAACTGAACGTCGCCAGCAGATCGAACAATCACGGCTGGAACAACTGCGGATGCAGGTGGAAGAACAAACCCTGTTCTCTGCTATTCGGGAAACACTGGATGTAGCGATGGTGCAAAGTCAGGCGCCACTCAACATGCTGCAAGCGGCTTTGCGTTTGGAAGCTAACTCCGATAGCCGCGCCGCCATTGCGATCCAGACTGCCTTAGATGCCGGGCATCAGGCGTTACAGCGACTGGAACTATATCGTCCTGCCATTAAGGTGGAAGAACCCACCCGTTTTGAGCTGATGAGTCTGTTTGCTGATCTGCACGACATGCTGACACTGCGTTTAGAACATCTCGATGTGTTGATGCAACTGGACATCGCGGCTGATCTACCGGAATTGTTTACACAACGCACCCGCTTATTAACGGCACTGAGCCTGTTGTTTGATCGCGCCTGTCAGGCCGTCACCGGGCAATCTACCGGGCAACTCAAATTATGTGCCTATCAGAACGAACAGGAACTTTGTCTGGAAGTGCACGACAGCGGGCAAGCACCGGCTGTCACCGCGACCCACCGCTTATTACAACCACAAACCGACAACGGTGGGAAACGAAACGACACTATCGAATTAGGTTTTGCACAAAATATCGTTAACGATCATAGAGGGGTGATCGAAGTGGAAACGAGTGATTTAGGGGGTAGTTGTATCCGGCTCAGGCTGCCTCTGTGCGCCATTATCAGGGAGGATAAAAAATGA
- the rsxG gene encoding electron transport complex subunit RsxG, with protein sequence MNQSITLPVKEQPYYQAFLLSLFALFVCGAVAAFSALTKESIVARNIEDTQRQLVQVLPQSLYDNMPSQEEITLTMDGKPTHFFRARKAGVASGVALFADTTGYSGTIHLLLGIDANGTLTGVRVLSHTETPGLGDNIDLAKSNWVLNFNGKSLKQPDEKGWHVKKDGGEFDSFTGATITPRGVVKGVHEALMLFQRHQNEFLDHKGS encoded by the coding sequence ATGAACCAATCCATCACTTTACCGGTCAAAGAGCAGCCTTACTATCAGGCTTTCCTGTTGAGTTTGTTTGCTTTATTTGTGTGTGGTGCAGTCGCTGCGTTTTCAGCACTCACTAAAGAATCGATTGTTGCCAGAAATATCGAAGATACACAGCGCCAATTGGTGCAGGTTTTACCACAAAGCTTGTATGACAACATGCCCAGCCAGGAAGAGATCACGCTGACCATGGACGGTAAACCGACCCATTTTTTTCGGGCCAGAAAAGCCGGAGTAGCGAGTGGTGTCGCTCTGTTTGCTGATACCACCGGCTATTCAGGCACGATCCATCTGCTGCTTGGTATTGACGCGAATGGTACCTTGACTGGTGTGCGAGTCTTGAGTCACACCGAAACACCCGGCTTGGGAGACAACATCGATCTGGCCAAGAGTAACTGGGTGTTAAATTTCAACGGAAAATCATTAAAACAGCCGGATGAAAAAGGCTGGCATGTGAAAAAAGATGGCGGGGAGTTCGACTCGTTTACTGGAGCCACCATCACGCCGCGAGGTGTAGTGAAAGGCGTGCATGAAGCACTGATGTTGTTCCAGCGTCATCAAAACGAATTTCTGGATCATAAAGGGAGCTGA
- a CDS encoding electron transport complex subunit E: MSSQNVFTNGLWKENVIFTQLLALCPLMAVTTTATNGLGMGGVTTLVLVASNLLVSLIRSIVPNQIRIPIFTLLIAALVTLVDLGMNAWMHDLHKVLGLFIALIVVNCAILGRAEAYAMKNPPIPAMLDGLGMGLGFTLSMTIMGGCREIIGSGTLFSGASLLLGPHFKFMELHVIPGYHGFLLMLLPPGGFIMMGLLLCAIRLGKRLLAGKNAPVAQDNSVQGGCHV, from the coding sequence ATGAGCAGTCAAAACGTATTTACCAATGGCCTATGGAAAGAGAACGTCATTTTCACTCAATTGCTGGCGCTTTGCCCTTTAATGGCAGTAACAACTACTGCCACCAACGGGCTCGGTATGGGAGGCGTCACCACGTTAGTGTTGGTCGCATCGAACTTGCTGGTGTCATTAATCCGCTCAATTGTTCCGAATCAGATCCGCATTCCCATTTTCACCCTGCTGATTGCCGCTCTGGTCACACTGGTTGATCTGGGAATGAATGCCTGGATGCACGATCTTCATAAAGTTCTGGGATTGTTCATTGCGCTGATCGTAGTAAACTGCGCCATCTTGGGCCGCGCAGAAGCCTATGCGATGAAAAATCCGCCAATTCCGGCCATGCTCGATGGCTTGGGTATGGGGCTTGGTTTTACGCTGTCCATGACCATCATGGGCGGTTGTCGTGAAATTATCGGAAGTGGCACGTTATTCTCTGGCGCCTCATTGCTATTAGGCCCGCATTTTAAATTTATGGAATTGCATGTCATTCCCGGATACCACGGGTTTCTGCTGATGCTGTTGCCGCCTGGTGGGTTCATCATGATGGGGCTGCTATTGTGCGCCATCCGCTTAGGGAAACGCCTACTCGCCGGGAAAAATGCACCCGTAGCTCAAGATAATTCAGTTCAGGGAGGTTGCCACGTATGA